A genomic segment from Taeniopygia guttata chromosome 36, bTaeGut7.mat, whole genome shotgun sequence encodes:
- the LOC140681427 gene encoding olfactory receptor 14A16-like produces the protein MSNSSSISHFLLLALADTRQLQLLHFCLFLGISLAALLGNGLIISAVACGHHLHTPMFFFLLNLALSDLGSICTTVPKAMHNSLWDTRNISYTGCAAQLFFFLFFISAEFCLLTIMCYDRYVSICKPLHYGTLLGSRACAHMAAAAWASAFLYSLLHTANTFSLPLCHGNALGQFFCEIPQILKLSCSNSYRRELGLITVSACLVFGCFVFIVFSYVQIFRAVLRIPSEQGRHKAFSTCLPHLAVVSLFVSTGLFAHLKPPSMSSPSLDLALSVLYSVVSPALNPLIYSLRNQELKAAVRALMTGCFQEH, from the coding sequence atgtccaacagcagctccatcagccacttcctcctgctggcactggcagacacgcggcagctgcagctcctgcacttctgcctcttcctgggcatctccctggctgccctcctgggcaacggcctcatcatcagcgccgtagcctgcggccaccacctgcacacgcccatgttcttcttcctgctcaacctggccctcagcgacctgggctccatctgcaccactgtccccaaagccatgcacaattccctctgggacaccaggaacatctcctacacaggatgtgctgcacagctctttttctttctcttcttcatctcagcagagttttgcctcctgaccatcatgtgctacgaccgctacgtgtccatctgcaaacccctgcactacgggaccctcctgggcagcagagcttgtgcccacatggcagcagctgcctgggccagtgcctttctctattcactgctgcacacagccaatacattttccctgcccctgtgccatggcaatgccctgggacagttcttctgtgaaatcccacagatcctcaagctctcctgctccaattCCTATCGCAGGGAACTTGGGCTCATTACTGTTAGTGCCTGTTTGGTATTCggatgttttgtgttcattgttttctcgtatgtgcagatcttcagggctgtgctgaggatcccctctgagcagggacggcacaaagccttttccacctgcctccctcacctggccgtggtctctctgtttgTCAGCACTGGCCTATTTGCTCACCTGAAGCCCCCCTcaatgtcctccccatccctggatctggccctgtcagttctgtactcggtggtgtctccagccctgaaccccctcatctacagcctgaggaaccaggagctcaaggctgcagtgagggcactgatgactggatgctttcaggagcATTAA
- the LOC140681472 gene encoding uncharacterized protein has translation MDWDRGSFKLNVLIPCFPQTRISHSQPLGGCEEEEEPLFVLPPAEQELRMESREDKSPRQNLVEEAVLSGSTAQEPDGEEKPRRSRTRRGCKRRSRGSEGERPTLGRGGGRRWSQSSELGVPEQLHDGEKPHKCSECGKSFRWSSHLIMHQRIHTGEKPYECGECGKSFSRRSHLIKHQRIHNGERPYECSKCGKRFQTSSCLLQHYRVHTEERPFSCPDCRKGFREKSKLIQHRRIHTGERPYECSECGKSFSWRSSLIVHQRIHTGERPYECSKCGKRFQTSSCLLVHEQSHTEERPFRCPDCGKGFNRNSNLTVHRRIHTGERPYECGKCGKGFRQRSHLIEHQVIHTGERPYECLECGKSFGRSSHLRTHRRIHTGERPYKCGECGKRFSESSALTQHQRRHQ, from the coding sequence atggactgggacagagggagcttcaaactcaacgtgctcatcccttgttttccccaaaccaggatttcccattcccagcccctgggaggctgcgaggaagaggaagagcctctctttgtccttcctcctgcagagcaggagctgaggatggagagcagggaggacaaatccccgcggcagaacctggtggaagaggccgttttgagcggctccacagcacaggaacccgacggggaggaaaagccccggagatcccgcacgaggaggggctgcaaacgcagatcacggggatctgagggggaaagacccaccctgggccggggaggcggccggagatggagccagagctcggagctgggggtccctgagcagctccatgatggggagaagccccacaagtgctcggagtgtgggaagagcttcaggtggagctcccacctgatcatgcaccagaggatccacactggggagaaaccctacgagtgtggggagtgtgggaagagcttcagccggaGGTCCCacctgatcaagcaccagaggatccacaatggggagaggccctacgagtgttccaagtgtgggaagaggtttcagacgagctcctgtctcctccagcactatcgggttcacacagaggagaggcccttcagctgccccgactgcaggaagggattcagggaaaagTCAAAACTCATCCAgcatcgccgcatccacactggggagaggccctatgagtgttctgagtgtgggaagagcttcagctggagatccagcctgatcgtgcaccagaggatccacactggggagaggccctacgagtgttccaagtgtgggaagaggtttcagaccagctcctgtctcctcgtacatgagcagagtcacacagaggagaggcccttccgctgccccgactgcgggaagggcttcaaccgcaactccaacctcaccgtgcaccggcgcatccacactggggagaggccctacgagtgtgggaagtgtgggaagggtttcagacagAGGTCTCACCTGAttgagcaccaggtgatccacactggggaaaggccctatgagtgcttggaatgtgggaagagctttgggcggagctcacacctgagaacacaccggcgcatccacactggggagaggccctacaagtgtggggagtgtgggaagcGTTTCTCAGagagctcagccttgacccagcaccaacggaggcaccagtaa